The proteins below are encoded in one region of Hemiscyllium ocellatum isolate sHemOce1 chromosome 27 unlocalized genomic scaffold, sHemOce1.pat.X.cur. SUPER_27_unloc_1, whole genome shotgun sequence:
- the LOC132807096 gene encoding zinc finger protein 239-like, with product MEKPEESRPVGKPWKCGDCGKGFRVPSALEIHRCSHTGERPFSCPVCSNTFINFYSPQRHQRVHTDFRSSPAHETVNHML from the exons atggagaaacccgaggaatcccgccccgtggggaaaccgtggaagtgtggcgactgcgggaaaggcttccgtgtcccgtctgccctggagattcatcggtgcagtcacactggggagaggcctttcagctgcccAGTGTGCAGCAACACCTTCATTAACTTCTACTCCCCGCAgaggcaccagcgggttcacacag ATTTTAGAAGCTCACCCGCACATGAAACAGTCAATCACATGCTCTGA